The DNA region CGGATGTGATGGTGGTGGCCCCGTGCACCGCCAACGTGCTGGCCATGGGGGCCGCTGGTCTCTCGGGTACCCTGCTGGGGGCGGCCCTGCTCGCCGCCCGGTGCCCGGTGGTCCTCTTCCCCGCCATGAACGTGAAGATGTGGGAGCACCCGGCCACCCAGGAGAACGTCCGTAGGTGTTCCCAGTGGGGTTACCAGGTGGTCCCCCCCGAGGAGGGGGCCCTGGCCTGCGGCTACGATGGCAAGGGCCGGTTGCCCTCTGTGGAGGCCCTGATGGAGTACACCTGGCGGGCCCTGTGCCCCAAGCGGGACATGGAGGGCAGGTCGTTCCTAATAACCGCGGGACCCACATGGGAGTTCCTTGATCCGGTCAGGTTCATAAGCAATCCCAGCACCGGCAAGATGGGGGTGGAGCTGGCCCGGGCGGCGTGGTACCGGGGGGGGGATGTGACCCTGGTCTGCGGCCCCGGCGTGAAACCCGACGTCCCCGGTGCCCGGGTGGAGAACGTGGTCTCCGCGGAGGACATGCTCGAAAAGTGTCTTGAGTTCAGGGACTCGGACGTGATAATCAAGGCGGCGGCGGTGGGGGATTACAGGGCCTCCACCGTACAGGGTTCCAAGATCAAGCGGGAGGGCATGAGTACCCTGGCGCTTGAGCTGGTCAGCAACCCGGACATAGCCGCCCGCTTGGGCCAACTCCGGAGAGACGGCCAGGTGCTGGTTGGGTTCGCTGCCGAGACGGATAACCTGATCGACAACGCGTTGAGCAAGATGAGGTCCAAGGGGTTGGACGCCATAGTGGCCAACGATGTAACCCGCCAGGGCTGTGGCTTCGGATCTGACACCAACCAGGTCTCCATGGTGGATCGCCGGGGCCGGAGGATGGATTTCCAGGGCACCAAGGAGGAGGTGGCCCACTTCGTTCTGGATGTTGTGACCGAGCTCCTGGAGGAGTGATGGGCCTGTCGGATCGTCAAATAGGGGTGCTCTTCCCGGGGCCTTGGAGGAGGCCCCTTTCCTATACCTGCCGGGTGGATGTGCCGGTGGGATCCGTGGTCCTGGCCCCCCTCGGTAGGACCTCCAGACCCAGGCTAGGGTTGGTGATGGAATCCGAAGGGGACCATCCCGGTCCGGTTAAAGAGGTTTGGAGGGTGGTGGGTGATGGGCCTTCGATTCCCATGGACCTGATGCACCTCATTGGCTGGGCCTGGCGTTGGCTGGGGGTTCCCATGGGGAGGACCCTTGATCTGGTTTTGCCCCGCTGGCTTTTCAAGGGGGAGGAGAGGCTGATGTCCCCGCCGGAGTGCACCTTTGATGCGGACCGGGGGCCTCGGATGGATCACGCCCTTGCCCCCTGCGACGCGGATAGGTTCATGGAGGGGGTCCATAGGTGTCTTGCGGTCCCGGGCTGTAAGGGGGTGTTGGCCCTCCTGCCGGAGAGGACCATGGTGAGACCCCGGCTGGAGGACGCCCTGTCTGCGGGGTTCAAGGCCCTTGAGTGGCCCAGGACCCCCGCCGGCCAGCGGCGAGCCTATTCCAGGCTCCTCTCCGGGGAGGTGGATTTGGTGGTGGGTTGCCATGGGGCGGCCTTCGTTCCCCTGCCTCCCGGATGGACGGTTTACATGGACGACGAGTCCTCCGAGTCCTGGAGGCCCGTGTCGTATCCCACCTTCTCCATCAGGGCCCTGGTGGTGGAGCGGTGCCGGGTCGGGGGGCTCCACTTGGTCCTCGGTTCTAGGTTCCCCTCCTCCAGGGTTTACCTTAGGGTCAAGGGGGCGGCGGAGGGTAGTGTAGGGGCCATTGAGCGGGTTTCCCAGGTTAGGCTTCAGGGGGGGAGCGACGGATCACCACCGGGTTACGTTACGGCCCCCCTGATCAGACGGACCAGACAGGTGATGGCCAAGGGGGCCTCGGCCATTTGGATCCTGGACAGGAAGGGGTATGTGGGGGCCATAACCTGCTCCGATTGTGGGGCGGAGTTTAGGTGCGGTAGGTGTGGCTCCCCCATGAGATCCGATCTGATCTCCTCCCAGATGGCGTGTCCCGCCTGCGGTTTTCGTGCTAAAATCCTGGACCGTTGTCCCCGTTGCGGCGGAGCCTTCTTCCAGGTTGGTCGGGTGGGGCTTCAGGCGGTATTCCAGGAGGCCCAGGGGGTATTGAAGGGCGCTAGGGTGAGGTTGGTGGAGGGTCCCCTTTCGGACCCGGAGCTCAGGGACTTGGTGGGGCTGTCTAGGGAGGGCCCCCTGCTGGTTGTGGGCACCAGGGCGGTGTTGCCCCTCTGCGACCTGATGGAGGTTCGCATGATGGCCTGGCTCGATGTGGATGGGGAGGCCGCCTCCGTGGCTGGTTACGACGGGGACGCCCGGGCCATGGGGCTGGTGTACGAGTCCCTCTGGCGAGGTGTGGATCCTCAGCCCAGGTGGTTGATGCTCCAGACCAGGTCTCCGAACTCGGGCTGGAGACGGTATGCGGGTCAGGGGTGGCGCAGGTTTTGGGAGGTCGAGATGGCGGAGAGGGCCCGGATGGGTTTACCCCCCTTCGGTTGCATGGTCAGGATCGGCGCCTCCCAGGAGCAAATGGGGGAGCTTAGGTCCGTTTTGGAGTCCCTGGAGGAGAGGGGTATCATCTCCGGGGTCGTGGAGGAGGACGGGGGCGCGCTGGTACACCTATCTGAGAGGTCCAGGGTCCGGGACCTGATAGACGTCATAGGGGCCAACGGGCATCCCACCGGGGAGTTTCCCCGGGTGGTGGTCTTCAGCGATTGAGAAAAGACACTATTCCTAATATCAAGGGGGTGATTACATGTCCGTGGTTGCCATAGTGGGTCGTCCCAACGTGGGCAAGTCCTCCCTCTTCAACCGCTTGATCGGGAGGAAGCTGGCGATAGTGGAGGACATACCGGGGGTCACCCGGGACAGGTTGTATGCGGAGACCGAGTGGGACGGCAAGCGGTTCTATCTGGTTGACACCGGTGGCATAGAGTCCGCCTCACCCCATCCATTTCAGGATGTCATAGCCAGGCAGGTTCAGATGGCCCTTAAGGAGTGCGACGTGGTCATCTTCCTTCTGGACGGGAAGGAGGGGGTGACCGCCGGAGATGAGGCCATAGCCGAGATGCTGAGGCGCTCCTCGAAGCCGGTGATCGTGGCCATGAACAAGATCGACAACCCGAAGCGGGAGGACAACGTGTTGGATGCCTACTCCCTTGGGTTTCATACCGTCATGGGGATAAGCGTTGAACACGGCATAGGCATAGGGGACCTTCTGGACTCGGTGGTGTCCGCCCTGCCGGATGAGGGGGAACCGGATGGGACCGATGACGGGGTTATAAAGTTATCAGTGGTGGGCCGTCCCAACGTGGGCAAATCCTCCCTCTTCAACCGGCTCATAGGCCAGGAGAGGGCGGTGGTCAGCCCGATCCCGGGCACCACCAGGGACACGGTGGACGTGGACGTCCGCCTTGGGGATGTGGACGTCCGGCTGATGGATACCGCTGGCATGAGGAGAAAGAGCCGGGTGGACGATCCGCTGGAGTACTATTCGGTGGTGAGGACCCTGAAGGCCATAGACAGGTCCGACGTGTCCCTGGTCCTCATGGACGCCACGGAGCTGCTCACCGAGCAGGACAAGAGGTTGATGCTACACGTGGAGGAGCGGGGCAAGGGGTTGATCATAGGGGTCAACAAGTGGGACCTGCTACCGCCCCGGGAGGACCTGGGGGACGTGATCAGGGACCAGATAAGGGATCAGATGCCCACCCTTTCGTACGCCCCGCTGATCTTCCTGTCTGCCAAGACCGGGAGGGGGGTTCACCGGTTGCCCCCGCTGGTGTCCAGGGTTTACGAGAACCGGCGCCGACGCCTTAAGACGTCGGACCTTAACCGTCTGCTCAGGGACACCCTGGAGTTCGAGAGGATGCCCGGGGACGGCAAGGGCAGGTATCTAAAGGTGTACTACGCCACCCAGGCGGACACGGTACCCCCCACCTTCATCTTCTTCGTTAACGACAGGGATCTGGCGGATCGGTCCTTCACCAGGAGGCTTGAGAAGCACATCAGGGCCCTGGGCGACTTCGAGGGGTCCCCGGTCAGGATCTGGTTCAGGAACAGGGATTCGTCGGATCAGGGGCGGTGAGTCCCTCTGCCCTTGACCAGTGGGGCATGGGACCATCATAATTGACCGAGGCTTGTTCCCCCAGGGGAATTTCATTTCGGAGGTGAACGGTTTTGACTAAGGCAGATCTTGTTAACGAGCTGGTAAAGAGCGTGGAGGACATCAGCAAGAAGAAGGCGTCGGAGGCTGTGGACGCCATCTTCAACATCATCCAGGAGGCGCTGGTCAAGGGCGACAAGGTGCAGCTGGTGGGCTTCGGCACCTTCGAGGTTCAGGAGAGGGCCGCCAGGCAGGGCAGGAACCCCCAGGATCCCACCAAGACCATAGAGATACCTGCCAAGAAGGCTCCGGTCTTCCGGGCCGGCAAGTCCCTCAAGGACGCGGTCAACCGCTAGACGGTGGCTGGGCGCTCGTAGTGGGAACGTAGCGAGGGGAGTCCCTAGGGGGGCTCCCCTCGACTGCTCATGCGATTTCGGTTGTCACCATTCGTACCCTCGGGCAAGGGTTAGCCACTGATCCAAGGTGAGCTCCTCCGCCCGGGCGTTGGCCATCAAGCCTAGGGCCTCGATGCGGCGCTCCCCCTCCTCCCTGGGTATGCCCGCTGCCTGCCAGTTGTTCAGCAGGTTCTTTCGCCTCTGGGAGAAGGAGGCCTTCAGCATCCTCCTCCATCTCGGATCGGTTGGCAGTTCCCTGTTTTTGTCGATGTCGATCCGGATCACCGAGGAGTTGACCTTGGGTATGGGTCTGAAAGCCCCGGGGGGGACGCTAATGGCCTTGGATACCCATCCCATGGCCTCTAGGGTTACGCCCAGGGGGGATCTGTCCTTGCCCTTGGCCCCCTGGAGCATCCTCATTGCCGCCTCCCTCTGCACCATAAGCACCATCCGGACCAGCCCCAGTGGAGCCAGCTCCTCCAGGAGCTTCCAAACGATGGGGGTTGTGATGTGATATGGCAGGTTGGCCACCACTTTGGTGGGATGAAAGGGTATGTCCCTTGAGAGGTCCAGTCTAAGGGCGTCCCCCCAGATCAGGGAAAGCCGTGGATCCTGCTGGGCTATGGGGCTTAAGAACTCCTCCAGCCGCCGGTCCAGTTCCACCGCTACCAGGGCCTTGCACGGGGTGGCTAGGATCTGGCGGGTCAAGACCCCCTTACCGGGGCCTATCTCCAGGACGATGTCCTGGGGGGATATCTGGGCGGCATCCACGATCCTCTCCGCGATGCCCCGGTTTATGAGGAAGTTCTGACCTATGTCTGTGTTGTGGACGAACCTCTCGGAAGGCAAGCTAGACCCCTCCCACGGCCTCGTCAGCCGTACATAAATAATAAAGGCGGGGAAGGATCCCCGCCTTTCAATCCTGGTCGGGATGAGAGGATTCGAACCTCCGACCACCTGCACCCCATGCAGGTGCGCTAGCCAGGCTGCGCTACATCCCGAAAGCAAGTGTATTCTATACCTGTTCCCCCAGCAGGTCAAGACCGGGGATTGAGAGGTATAAGAGGCGAAAATTTTTGCTTCCGTGAGGTCCTGGCCCGGGGGTTGACTTGGGACCGTTTGGTGGTAGCATATACCCCATAAGGGTATGTTATGCCGCTTTAGAATAGCTGGCACAACGAACGGATGGAGGCGATGATGATGCAGGTTAAGGTTTTCTCCACGAAGACTTGTCCCTGGTGCGTGAAGGCGAAGGATTACCTCAAGTCCCTCAACGTGTCTTACGAGGACGTGGATGTGAGCGCCAACCGGGAGGCCGCCATGGAGATGGTTAGGGCCACCAAGCAGATGGGGGTGCCGGTGATCCAGATAGGTGAGAAGTACATCGTGGGATTCGACCAGGGGGCCATCGAGAAGTCTCTCCGCGAGGCGGGGATCATTTAGGACACTTGCTTCTGCCTCAGTGGGCCGGCTATCCGGCCCACTTGCTGTATATGGGGGGCACATTTGGTATCATGTAGGGTGTAAGTAAAGCCCACACTGCTTAGGAGGCGATAGCCATGCTAACCACCATGACCATCAAGGGGATCCACTTTCACGCTTTCCATGGTGCCCTTGAGGTGGAGAGGGAGTTGGGGCAGGTTCTGGAGATAGAGCTCAGCATCTCCTACGACGTGGACCCCTCCTCCCTGGACAAGGACAAGATGCCCCCAATAATGGACGCTTCCGTCTACGATATAGTCCAGAAAGTGGTCATGACCACCAAGTTCAAGGCCATGGAGGGGCTGGCACTGGAGATAGCCCGTCGGATAATGTTAACCTACAGCGTGGCTGAGCTGGTCTCGGTGGTCATAAGGCGCAGGCAGCTTTTCATCCCCGGGGACGTCCAGTCCGCCGAGGTGGAGATAACCGTGGACCGCGAGGACCTGGGGGAGAAGTAACCATGGAAGGATCCCTTAGGTTCGCCTTCGGCGCCGCCTGGGGAAGGGACCTCCCGACTGGGGAGGTCCTTGCTTCCCTTAGGGGTAGCCTGGAGTCCGCCTTCGTTAGCCTTTCTTCCCGGGCTAATCCCTCTTGGCTTGGGTGGATGGACCTACCAGATCAGCCCCTGGATCAGATATTGGAGGCCGCCCGATGGCTCCAGGGTTTCGATGCCTTCGTTCAGGTGGGTATAGGTGGTTCCGCCCTGGGGAACCTGATGCTTCACCAGGCCCTGGTGGGTGACCTGGTCCTAGCGGACAGGCGCCCCGCCTTCTTCCTGGCGGACAACCCGGATCCCATGAAGCTGGAGGAGATCTGGGCCAAGGTCAAGGACACCGACTTTGCCCTAGTGGGGGTCAGCAAGTCGGGGTCCACCGCGGAGACCACCTCCCAGTTCATGTGGTTCCTACAAAGGCTGGGGTACGCCACCGACCGGGTGCTCCTCATCACCGATCCCCAAGGGGGGGTGTTCAGGGCCTTCGTAAACGAGACCGGGTGCAGGAGCCTTCCCCTCCGGTCCGACGTGGGGGGGCGCTACTCGGTCCTTAGCCCCGTGGGGCTCCTCTCCGCCGCTGCCTTGGGTGTAGATGTGGCGGGCATCCTTAAGGGGGCCAGGTCAATGCGGGACATGCTCCTGGCGGATGGGGCCTTCGATTTCAACCCGGCCATGAGGCTGGCCTGCGCTCACCTTTACCACGAGATATCCGGCAGGCCCATTGCGGTGATCATGCCCTACTCTAGCAGGCTCGAGCGCTTCGCCGAGTGGTTCGCCCAGCTGTGGGGGGAGAGCCTGGGGAAGGCGGGAAGGGGTACCACCCCGGTGAGAGCCCTGGGGGCCATAGATCAGCACTCCCAGGTCCAGCTCTACATGGAGGGGCCCGATGACAAGTTCTTCACCTTGATAGACGTCAAGTTCCCCAGCGACCAGGTGATACCCCAGGTGCCGTTCAAGTCCCTGGAGCCCATAGGGTATCTGGCGGGGCACGGGTTGGGGGAGATGCTGAGGAGCGAGGCAATGGCCACCGCCGCCTCCCTGGCGGGGCAGGGGCGCCCTGTGGCCTGGATAGAGATGGAGGGCCTCACCCCCGAGTCCTTAGGGGAGCTCATCTTCTTCTACGAGTTCACCACCGCCCTGACGGGGCTGGCCATGGGCATAGACCCCTTCGATCAGCCGGGGGTGGAGCAGGGGAAGAGGTACACCTATGGGCTCATGGGGCGCCAGGGCTTCGAGCAGGATGCCAAGCGGGCCCGGGAGTCGTTCGGCCAGATAATGAACGACGTCATTTAGAGACCTCAGATGCGTTTAATTGTGGGAGGTACCAGGTCTTGATAAACAGCGTTTTGGAGACGGTTATCCAACAGGTTCGTCCCCTGGCCCGGCAGGGTCGGGTGGCCACCTACATCCCCGAGCTTGGCAAGCAGGATCCGGACCTCCTGGGGATCGCCATGGCGTCGGTCCAGGGTGAGGTATGGACCGCCGGCGACTGGGACAGGAAGTTCACCATGCAGTCCATATCAAAGGTGGTCTCCCTGGGGCTGGCCATGGTGGAGATAGGGGAGGAGAGGGTCTTCTCCCGGGTTGGGGTGGATCCCACCGCGGATCCCTTCAACTCCATAATGAGGCTTGAGATGGTGGCGCCCCACAGGCCCCAGAACCCCCTCATAAACGCCGGTGCCATAGTGACCCTGTCGCTTCTTCCCCATGGGGAGGCCCGTGAGCGCTTCGAGGCGGTGAGAGACCTGGCAAGGCGGCTCACCGGATCCCAAGACCTGAACCTGGACGAGGCGGTCTACCTGTCCGAGAAGGAGACCAGCGACAGGAACAGGTCGTTGGCTTACTTCATGAGGAGCGTTGGTGTCCTGGAGGGGGACATAGAGGACATCCTGGACAGCTATTTCATGCAGTGCAGCCTGAGCGTTAACGCCCGGGACCTGGCGGTCATGGGTGCCACCTTGGCGTCCGGCGGGGTCAATCCCTTCACCGGGGAGAGGGTCCTTCCTTCCAAGGTCTGCCGGGTCCTGAGGGCCCTAATGGCCACCTGTGGCCTTTACGATGGATCCGGGGAGTTCGCCGTCCGGGTGGGGGTTCCCGCCAAGAGCGGCGTGGGGGGAGGCATCGTGGCGTCGGTGCCGATGCGTTACGGCATAGGGGTCTTCGGACCCGCCCTTGATCCCAAGGGCAACTCCCTGGGGGGCATAGCCATGCTGGAGAAGCTGTCCCAGGAGCTATCCCTCCGGGTCCTTTAGGCTTCTAGAGAGGAAGGCTTGACGATGACCAACAGAGAGCCGTTGCTTTTGGTGGAGGACCTGGAGGTCCAGCGGGAGGGCAACGTAATATTAAAGGGCCTCGACATAAAGGTGAACCGGGGGGAGGTGGTGGGGGTACTGGGCCGCAACGGGGCGGGAAAGTCTACCCTGGCCTACTCCATAATGGGGCTTCCCCAGTACGCTCCCTCCAAGGGCAGGGTGATCTTCGAGGGGCAGGACGTGACGGATTGGAGCATAACCGACAGGGCCCGGGCGGGGATAACCCTGGCGTGGCAACACCCGGCCCGGTACGAGGGCATAACCGTCGGGGAGTATCTCTCCCTGTCCCGCAAGGACCTGGGCCGCCAGGAGCTATTGGAGGCGTTGAGCCTCGTTCAGCTGGAGGGGGCTTACCTGGATCGCCGGGTGGACAAGGCCCTATCCGGCGGGGAGAGGAAGAGGATCGAGCTGGCGTCGGTGTACCTGATGCGCCCGAAGCTGGCCATCCTGGACGAACCGGACTCCGGGGTGGACCTGTTGGCCCTGGTGGAGATAATGGAGCTCTTCCGCAGGATGGTCCGGGAGGGGAGCTCGGTGCTCATAATAACCCACCGGGAGGACGTGGCCGCCCAGTGCAACAGGTCCTACCTTATATGCCGGGGGCACGTGATCCTGGAGGGGAGCGCCGAGGCGGTCAAGCGTTACTTCATGTCCCAGTGTGAACCCTGCTCTGATTCATCCCCGGACCTGGTTGGGGAGGTGGCCAAGGATGTTTGATGTGGCTTCCGAGTACAAGGCGTTGGTGGAGGTGGCGGAGAGGAGCTCCGGTGCCCACTTCGGTAGCCCCGACACGGTGTCGGTGGTGGTGCACGGCAACAAGGTGCTGTCCTCCCTCGTCCTACCCGGGGTTGTGATAGATGCGGAGGAGACCCAGGACGGCATAAGGGCCCTCATAACCGTCCAGGAGGGGGTTAAGCTTGCCAAGCCAGTTCACATCTGCTTCGGCCACCTGGGCAGGGAGGGTCGCCAGACCATAGACACCAAGATAAGGATGCGCAGGGGTTCTCAGGCGGTCTTCCTGGCCCACTGTGTCTTCCCCAACGCGGAGGAGTTCCTCCACCAGATGGAGGGTGAGATCCACCTGGAGGAGGGTTCGTCCCTCACCTACAACGAGGTTCACGTCCACGGTCCGGAGGGGATGATCGTGGTCCGCCCCAAGACCAACGTGGTGTTGGAGGACAAGGCGATCTACCGGGGGGATTTCACCCTGGTGGAGGGCCGGGTCGGAGACCTCTCCATAGACATCTACGTGGACGCCAAGGGGGTGGGCAGCTCGGTGGAGATAACCTCCAAGGTCTACGGGAAGATGGACGACCGTTGCCTTGTCCAGGACGTGGTGAAGCTATCGGGCCGGGACAGCACCGCCCTGGTGAAGGCCCGAGTGGTCCTCAAGGACAGGAGCACCGGCACCTTCTACGGGACCATCGATGGGGCCGCCCCGGGGGCCAGGGGGCATGTGGACTGCACCGAGATAGTTCAGGGTGAGGCGGTGGCGGAGGCCTCCCCGGTGGTCCGGGCCTCTCACGCGGAGGCGGAGATAACCCACGAGGCTGCCATAGGCCGGATCGCGGACGACAAGATCGCGGGGCTGATGGCCAAGGGGCTCACGGAGGACGAGGCGGTGGACTTCATCGTTTCCGGGCTTCTGAAGTAGGTTAGGGGCGCCTGGCGGATATGGCGGCAGAGGGATGGGGAGAGCTGAGCTCCCCCCATCCCTTCAAGTTTCAACGTTAGTCTTCGCACGGGGGATTCACTCGGTTGGCCACCACCACCCCCCGGTTCTCGGTGCCGTCCGAGTAGACTGAGAAGCTACCCCGGTAGATCCTTATGGCCATGTGGGGGCCCTGGACGAAGGGGGCGGAGTCGAACCAGTCCTGGTCGAACAGGTTTCCAGTCTCCCCGTCGTATACCGGAAGGTACATTACGTTGTCCGTTTCCAGATCGGAGAAGAAGTGGGTGCCGTAGGACAGCTCCGGCATGTGCCCCGACTTTGGTATCCCCAGCTCCACGATGCAGGCGCACTGGGTCAGCTCGTTGTATTGGACCGGCACCCCAAGCTCCGGGTTGCTGGAGCCCACCCTACCTGGGGCCACCAGTACGTATCTCTGGTCCCCCATGGACTGGTTGATATATCCTATCCCCCTGGCAACCGAGTGGAAGTCCGGATCCGAAGAGTATATCCGGTAGTCCACGTAGACCAGATAGGGTATGTCCTCAAGGACCCCGTCGGTCACCATCCGGTCCGCCATGAGGATCACTTTTCGCCCCGTGAGGTCCGGGATCTTGGCGGAGCCCACCGCAACGCCTCCGATCCAGAGGGGCCTGGATTGCAGGAGCTCCAGCTGGTCCTCCGTGGGTTCGTAGGCGTATTCGATGTCCGCAGGTACCCCCATGCTCTGCTCCAGCAGGGGCAATAGGGCCCTCATGCGGTCGAAGAACCTGCGACACTTCTTGGGGAAGTCCTCGAAGGTGAAACATATCTTGGAGTAGGCGTTTGGGATCTCGGTTGAGTAGTCCACCGATGAGAAGTAGCCCGTGTCCCCGTCCACCGTGTACAGCTGGGCGAAGGTCCCCAGGTTTGGGTGCCAGCGGAGGAGCTCCCGCCACAGGGTCTTCACGTCCAGGGTGACCAGCTCCTCGGTGGTGCCGTCGATGGCCTGGAACTTTTCCTGGGCGTGCTTCATTATCTTGTAGGGGTTGGACCCCTCGGGCCTAAGGGCCGGGTTGGTGAGGGAAAAGGTCCTGGCGTACCCCCGTTTGGTGCTCATGGTCCCAAGGCCGAACACGAACCTAAGGATCCCGTCCTCCATCCTGATCCGGGTTGTCCAGCGCCTCACGTTCCTTGAGTAGCCCACCCCGCCGGTGGTGGGGTAGTAGTACCTGCCCCTCCAGCGACCGGACATCCTCATGACGATTATCCCCATCAGATCGTCCCCCAGTTGGTGCTTCTTGCGGTAGCTAACCGCGGTTGGGAAGTAGGTTCGGGCGTATATGCGGAGGATCTCCTCCTCCACCCTTCGGACCCTCTCCTCTAGGGATCCCCGGTTCATTAGG from Thermanaerovibrio acidaminovorans DSM 6589 includes:
- the glsA gene encoding glutaminase A; translation: MINSVLETVIQQVRPLARQGRVATYIPELGKQDPDLLGIAMASVQGEVWTAGDWDRKFTMQSISKVVSLGLAMVEIGEERVFSRVGVDPTADPFNSIMRLEMVAPHRPQNPLINAGAIVTLSLLPHGEARERFEAVRDLARRLTGSQDLNLDEAVYLSEKETSDRNRSLAYFMRSVGVLEGDIEDILDSYFMQCSLSVNARDLAVMGATLASGGVNPFTGERVLPSKVCRVLRALMATCGLYDGSGEFAVRVGVPAKSGVGGGIVASVPMRYGIGVFGPALDPKGNSLGGIAMLEKLSQELSLRVL
- a CDS encoding glutaredoxin domain-containing protein is translated as MQVKVFSTKTCPWCVKAKDYLKSLNVSYEDVDVSANREAAMEMVRATKQMGVPVIQIGEKYIVGFDQGAIEKSLREAGII
- a CDS encoding dihydroneopterin aldolase, which gives rise to MLTTMTIKGIHFHAFHGALEVERELGQVLEIELSISYDVDPSSLDKDKMPPIMDASVYDIVQKVVMTTKFKAMEGLALEIARRIMLTYSVAELVSVVIRRRQLFIPGDVQSAEVEITVDREDLGEK
- a CDS encoding SufB/SufD family protein; protein product: MFDVASEYKALVEVAERSSGAHFGSPDTVSVVVHGNKVLSSLVLPGVVIDAEETQDGIRALITVQEGVKLAKPVHICFGHLGREGRQTIDTKIRMRRGSQAVFLAHCVFPNAEEFLHQMEGEIHLEEGSSLTYNEVHVHGPEGMIVVRPKTNVVLEDKAIYRGDFTLVEGRVGDLSIDIYVDAKGVGSSVEITSKVYGKMDDRCLVQDVVKLSGRDSTALVKARVVLKDRSTGTFYGTIDGAAPGARGHVDCTEIVQGEAVAEASPVVRASHAEAEITHEAAIGRIADDKIAGLMAKGLTEDEAVDFIVSGLLK
- a CDS encoding HU family DNA-binding protein, coding for MTKADLVNELVKSVEDISKKKASEAVDAIFNIIQEALVKGDKVQLVGFGTFEVQERAARQGRNPQDPTKTIEIPAKKAPVFRAGKSLKDAVNR
- the coaBC gene encoding bifunctional phosphopantothenoylcysteine decarboxylase/phosphopantothenate--cysteine ligase CoaBC, whose product is MTSWKRGRKVLLGISGGISAYKAIDFIRHLVKADCQVEVILTEGAQAFVSPLVISTLTGRRCWLEEDFLSHDRGYEIPHIGLTDWADVMVVAPCTANVLAMGAAGLSGTLLGAALLAARCPVVLFPAMNVKMWEHPATQENVRRCSQWGYQVVPPEEGALACGYDGKGRLPSVEALMEYTWRALCPKRDMEGRSFLITAGPTWEFLDPVRFISNPSTGKMGVELARAAWYRGGDVTLVCGPGVKPDVPGARVENVVSAEDMLEKCLEFRDSDVIIKAAAVGDYRASTVQGSKIKREGMSTLALELVSNPDIAARLGQLRRDGQVLVGFAAETDNLIDNALSKMRSKGLDAIVANDVTRQGCGFGSDTNQVSMVDRRGRRMDFQGTKEEVAHFVLDVVTELLEE
- a CDS encoding primosomal protein N', whose product is MGLSDRQIGVLFPGPWRRPLSYTCRVDVPVGSVVLAPLGRTSRPRLGLVMESEGDHPGPVKEVWRVVGDGPSIPMDLMHLIGWAWRWLGVPMGRTLDLVLPRWLFKGEERLMSPPECTFDADRGPRMDHALAPCDADRFMEGVHRCLAVPGCKGVLALLPERTMVRPRLEDALSAGFKALEWPRTPAGQRRAYSRLLSGEVDLVVGCHGAAFVPLPPGWTVYMDDESSESWRPVSYPTFSIRALVVERCRVGGLHLVLGSRFPSSRVYLRVKGAAEGSVGAIERVSQVRLQGGSDGSPPGYVTAPLIRRTRQVMAKGASAIWILDRKGYVGAITCSDCGAEFRCGRCGSPMRSDLISSQMACPACGFRAKILDRCPRCGGAFFQVGRVGLQAVFQEAQGVLKGARVRLVEGPLSDPELRDLVGLSREGPLLVVGTRAVLPLCDLMEVRMMAWLDVDGEAASVAGYDGDARAMGLVYESLWRGVDPQPRWLMLQTRSPNSGWRRYAGQGWRRFWEVEMAERARMGLPPFGCMVRIGASQEQMGELRSVLESLEERGIISGVVEEDGGALVHLSERSRVRDLIDVIGANGHPTGEFPRVVVFSD
- the rsmA gene encoding 16S rRNA (adenine(1518)-N(6)/adenine(1519)-N(6))-dimethyltransferase RsmA; amino-acid sequence: MPSERFVHNTDIGQNFLINRGIAERIVDAAQISPQDIVLEIGPGKGVLTRQILATPCKALVAVELDRRLEEFLSPIAQQDPRLSLIWGDALRLDLSRDIPFHPTKVVANLPYHITTPIVWKLLEELAPLGLVRMVLMVQREAAMRMLQGAKGKDRSPLGVTLEAMGWVSKAISVPPGAFRPIPKVNSSVIRIDIDKNRELPTDPRWRRMLKASFSQRRKNLLNNWQAAGIPREEGERRIEALGLMANARAEELTLDQWLTLARGYEW
- a CDS encoding ATP-binding cassette domain-containing protein; the protein is MTNREPLLLVEDLEVQREGNVILKGLDIKVNRGEVVGVLGRNGAGKSTLAYSIMGLPQYAPSKGRVIFEGQDVTDWSITDRARAGITLAWQHPARYEGITVGEYLSLSRKDLGRQELLEALSLVQLEGAYLDRRVDKALSGGERKRIELASVYLMRPKLAILDEPDSGVDLLALVEIMELFRRMVREGSSVLIITHREDVAAQCNRSYLICRGHVILEGSAEAVKRYFMSQCEPCSDSSPDLVGEVAKDV
- the der gene encoding ribosome biogenesis GTPase Der; its protein translation is MSVVAIVGRPNVGKSSLFNRLIGRKLAIVEDIPGVTRDRLYAETEWDGKRFYLVDTGGIESASPHPFQDVIARQVQMALKECDVVIFLLDGKEGVTAGDEAIAEMLRRSSKPVIVAMNKIDNPKREDNVLDAYSLGFHTVMGISVEHGIGIGDLLDSVVSALPDEGEPDGTDDGVIKLSVVGRPNVGKSSLFNRLIGQERAVVSPIPGTTRDTVDVDVRLGDVDVRLMDTAGMRRKSRVDDPLEYYSVVRTLKAIDRSDVSLVLMDATELLTEQDKRLMLHVEERGKGLIIGVNKWDLLPPREDLGDVIRDQIRDQMPTLSYAPLIFLSAKTGRGVHRLPPLVSRVYENRRRRLKTSDLNRLLRDTLEFERMPGDGKGRYLKVYYATQADTVPPTFIFFVNDRDLADRSFTRRLEKHIRALGDFEGSPVRIWFRNRDSSDQGR